DNA sequence from the Thermanaerothrix sp. genome:
GACCTCCCTGCCCCTGGAGAGCCCCATGGCCTTCAACGGGTTGCCCCTGTAGCGGTCTCCTCCAAGGGCCACCCTTATGTTGTCCAGCACCGAAAGGGCGCCGAAGGGACGCACTATCTGGAAAGTACGGCCCACCCCAAGCTCCGCCATCTTATGGGGCGGAAGACCGTCGGTCCTCTTGCCGTCGAAGAATATGGCTCCCCCAGTGGGCTTGAGCACCCCGGATATCATGTTGAAGCAGGTGGTCTTACCCGCCCCGTTGGGGCCCAGCAGGCCCATTATCTCTCCCCTTGCCATGGAGAAGCTCACAGCGTCCACCGCCTTAAGCCCCCCGAAGCTGATGGACAGGTCCTTGACCTCCAAAATGGCATCCATTCCCAATCACCCGCCCCTTCGACCGAAACCCAGGACCTTCTTCACAAAGCTCCCCTCACCCAGAAGGCCGCCGGGCTGGAAACGGATCATCAACAGAAGAAGGGCCCCGTAGAGTAGCATCCGGTAGTCCATGAGGGACCTGAAGGCCTCAGGCAACACCCCCAGCACCAAGGCCCCCAACACCGGCCCCCATAGGGTCCNCATGCCCCCCAGAACCACCATGGACAGGAACATCACCGACACCGGAAACCCGAAGTCCCCGGGGCTTATGAACCTCATGTATTGGGCGTAAAGGGCCCCCGCCAGGGCCGCCAGCTTGGCGCCGAAAACGAAGGCGGAGAGCTTGAACTTGACGGTGGGTATGCCCATGCTGGAAGCGGCGGTCTCGTCCTCCCTTATGGCGAAGCACCCAAGCCCAAGCCATGACCGCCTAAACCACTGGCAAAGCCCCACAGAAAGCAAGAGGAATCCCATACACAG
Encoded proteins:
- a CDS encoding branched-chain amino acid ABC transporter permease — encoded protein: GLPSIRLKEDFLAITTIGINFIVEAIFLYTPFFGGALGIGGIPRVVLFGEKLRENGYFLLCMGFLLLSVGLCQWFRRSWLGLGCFAIREDETAASSMGIPTVKFKLSAFVFGAKLAALAGALYAQYMRFISPGDFGFPVSVMFLSMVVLGGMXTLWGPVLGALVLGVLPEAFRSLMDYRMLLYGALLLLMIRFQPGGLLGEGSFVKKVLGFGRRGG